ATGACGTCTAGAATGAAAATTATGGCGCAAATGGATATCTCTGAAAAAAGAAAGCCCCAAGATGGTAGAATAAAGCTCTCTGTAGGAGGGAAGCCAATCGATTATAGGGTTTCTAGTTTGCCAACGCTTTTTGGAGAAAAAATTGTATTAAGACTTTTAGACCAATCAAATCTTCAGCTTGATATGACGAAGTTGGGATTTGAAGAGCAGCAGTTGAAAGTTTTCAAAGAGGGGATCCATCAGCCGTATGGAATGTGCTTAGTTACTGGCCCAACAGGGTCGGGGAAGACAACCACTTTATATTCTGCTTTGGCTGAACTAAATGTTGTAGGAAACAATATTTCTACAGCAGAAGATCCGGTTGAATTTAACCTTGAAGGAATAAACCAGGTCAACGTAAAAAAAGAAGTAGGACTTACGTTCCCATTTGCTCTTAAGGCCTTTCTTAGGCAAGACCCCGATATAATTATGGTTGGGGAAATTAGAGACTTAGAGGTAGGCGAAATTGCAGTTGAAGCCGCACTTACAGGCCACATGGTTCTTTCAACGTTACATACAAATGATGCCCCTTCAACAGTAACGAGACTTTTGAATATGGGAATTGAACCATTTCTTGTAACAGGAGCACTGAATGTTGTTGTTGCTCAGAGGCTTTGTCGAAGAATTTGTTCTTCGTGCAAGGAAGTTGACACAGAAGTAACTAAAGAAGAGATTGTTGCCTGTGGTATTGCACCTAGTTCTGCTGAAAAAATAAAAATTTACAAAGGAAAGGGTTGTGACATGTGTAATGGAACAGGCTACAAAGGTAGAGTCGCAATCTATGAAGTGATGGATCTATCACCGAGAGTGAAAGAGCTGATTCTAAAACATGCATCTTCTGATGAAATAAAAAAACAAGCAATAAAAGATGGAATGAAAACACTAAGAATGTGTGCATTGACAAAAGTGGCCAAGGGGGAAACAACTCTTGAAGAAGCCGTGAATAACTCTAGTGCAGATAAGTTTTGATGGAGTATTAGATGTGTAGTGATGAAACAATACCAGACAAAACGTTTACGAAAACGAAAAAGGCTGGGGCTGAAGGCGTAAAAATTCAGCAGTTATTTAAGTTAATGGTAGAGAGTGGGGGGTCAGATCTTCACTTAACAGTAGGTACTCCTCCAGGGTTGAGAGTTAACGGAGAGGTTGTACGAGTTAAAATTCCTGCATTAACAGCTGTTGATACAAAGAGGTTGATTTACCAAATCTTAACCGAAGAACAAAAGAATGAGCTTGAAAAAAATCTAGAGTTAGATTTTTCTTTTGGAATTAAGGGGTTGGCTAGATTTAGATCAAATGTATTCTACTCAAAAGGTGGAGTAGCGGCAGTGTTTAGACAGATTCCAAGTATTATTCCAGACTTTAAAGCACTTCGTTTGCCAAACGTTTTACTTGAAATGACAGATGTCACAAATGGACTTGTCCTCGTTACTGGGCCAACTGGTTCAGGTAAATCTACTACTCTTGCGGCATTAATTGATCGCTTAAATGAAAATGAATCAGGACATATTATTACATTAGAAGATCCAGTGGAATTTGTGCATCCTCATAAGAGCTGTATTGTTAACCAAAGAGAAATTGGAACAGATTCCCTTTCGTTTAAAAATGCAATGAAGTCATTACTTCGTCAGGACCCTGATATTGTTCTTGTTGGGGAGATGAGGGATGCTGAAACAATTGAAGCGGCTTTAACCATTGCGGAAACAGGTCATTTAGTTTTTGGAACACTCCATACGAATAGTTGTGTTCAAACAATTAACAGAATTATCAATGTTTTTCCTGCAGATAGGCAAGATCAAGTAAGGACACTACTTAGCTTTGTTTTACAGGGGGTCGTATCTCAGCAGTTATTACCAAAGTCTTTTGAACCTGGACGTTGTCTTGGAATGGAAGTTCTTGTACCAACTGCAGCGATTAGAAACTTAATACGTGAAGATAAGATTCATCAGATTTATTCTCAGATGCAAATCGGGCAAGATAAGTCAGGAATGATGACAATGAATCAAACAATTAAAAAGCATGTTGATTCAGGTTTAATCGATACGGAAACGGCGATGAGTTATTCAACGAATCCGGAAGAACTTGCTAAACAGTTAGGAGTAAAAAGGTAATCTACAATGGCCAATTGGAAGTATGAAGGATTAAATAAAGATGGAAAGAGGGTTACTGGATCAGTTTCTGCTACGTCTGAAAAAGAAGTTCGAAGAATTCTTCGAAACGAAAAAGTTCGTGCACGAAAAATAATACCACCTTCGATCTTAGAGTTTGACCTTGGCGACTGGATGGTTGAAAAGGGGTTTGCTGCACCTTTTGGAGCTAAGGAACTTGCAAATTTTACAAAGCAGTTGTCTATTATGATAAATGCAGGAGTCCCTATCCTGCAGGCATTAGAAATTATTTTTAAATCAGAAAAACAACCAACTCTTAAAAAGTCTGTAAAAAATATTGCTCGAGATGTAGGTGAGGGGCAAACGATTGCAGAAGCAATGGAAAAACAAAAAGGTTTTAATAAACTTTATTGCAGTCTTGTTAAGGCCGGTGAGGCCGGAGGTATTTTAGATACAATTTTGAATAAACTCTCGACTCACCTTGAAAAACAAGAAAGAACAAAGGCACAGGTGAAATCAGCAATGATGTATCCTTTTATTGTAACTCTTGTTGGGATTGGAGTTATTTGGGGGATGATGGTCTTCGTTGTACCGCAATTTGTTGGAATGCTTGCAGATACTGGACAAGATCCTCCGTGGATCACTCAGATGGTTATTGATACGTCAGACTTTCTAGGTAAACACTCAATGAAAATGATGGGAGGTTTCTTTGTAATAGGTGTTTTGCTAAATAGCTTTATAAAAACACCTTCAGGGAAAGTTCTTTTCGATAAGTTTACTATGAAGATGCCCATCTTTGGGCTGATAATTATAAAAGGAAATTTGAGTACTTTTTCTCGAACCCTTGCGACAATGTTAGGTGCCGGAGTTTCCTTAATTGATTCCTTAGATATTTGTATTGAAACGATTGATAATGGTGTTATTGCTGGAGATGTAAAAGTTATTAGAAAAGAGGTCGTACAAGGGAAGACTTTAACAGAGCCCTTAATGAAGATTGATTACTTTCCTGACATGGTTTCTCAAATGATTAAAGTTGGGGAGCAAACAGGACAAATTGATCAAATGTTAGAAAAGGTCTCAGATGTCTTCGAAGAGGAAGTCAATGAACTTGTTGGCGGTATGACTAAGATGATAGAGCCAATTATTATTGTCGTCTTAGGTGGTATCATTGCGTGTATTTTAGTCGCCATGTATTTACCGATGTTTATGAGTGCCGGAGGTGCAGATTAAAGCATTGAAATTGCGTGTAATAAATTTATTTAGAAAAAAAAATTTCTAAAGATTAAATTATATATTTCGATGATATAATCAATAATAAGGATTGTAGGAATTTTATGGAAATCTTATTATTGGATTCTCAATATCTGATAAATGAAGATCTCTTTAGAAGTACAATTTGAACTTACTTCTCTCAATGAAGTAGGTAACGTAAAAATGTCGATCTCAATTCGGCAAAACTTAAATGGGAGGCTTTATGAAAAGCTTTAAAAACGAAGAAGGTTTCACACTTGTGGAGCTAATGGTTGTGGTTGCGATTATTGGTATTTTATCAGCGGTAGCAATTCCAAACTTTAAGAAGTATCAAGCAAAAACAAAAACATCGGAAGCAAAGTTACAACTTTCTTCTATTTACTCTGCAGAGACAGCTCTTCAGTCAGACTTTGATGCCTATGCTTCATGTTTGGCGGATGCAGGTTATCTTGCTCCGAAAGGGGGAAACTATTACGCAGTAGGTTTTGCAGCAGCTGATACTGGTGGTATCACAACTGTAACTTCAAACAGTGGTACATGTATTGGTGGAGCTGGGAATACTGGAGGACCTGCGAATAAGACTGTGGCAGGTAAGAAAGCAGTTGATGCAAACATGGGATTCACAATTGTTAAGACAACTGCGGGTTTATCTCAAACGACAAACTCTGTGGAAGCAGACGGTCTAGGTTTTGTAGCCGGTGCTGTTGGTTATATTGATTCAGACAAAGCAAAAGCAAACGTTGCAGATATCTGGGCAATCGACGAAAACAAGAACCTTGTCCACGATGTTATTGGTTATTAATTAGAAGATTTATTTAGAGGAGGACTTTGTCCTCCTCTTTTTTGGTCTAAACTTTTTCCACTCTTGTTGCGCTTTGTATTTACCATCTTTAAGTAAATAGGGAAGACCATTAAAATCGACTTTCTCGCAATTACTCATATAATTATTTAAACAATCTAGATCAATTTCAGCTTTTAAACCATAAAGATTTTCTTTTAACTTTTTTCTTAAACTTCCCTTCGGAGTATTGTTGTAATGATTAATTAGAATAATAAAAGCTTCTTTTAAACCACCACTCTCTGCTTGAATTCTACTGACTAATGATGGGAGATATTTCGAGTGATTCTTTGCCTCGGGAGACTTTAGTGCCACTTTGTACTTCTTTAGTGCCGACTCCTGATCCTGTAGCTCAAAATAGTCATTAAAAGCTCCGTTGTAATTTAGCCAAAAGTCGTTCTTATAATATTTGAGACCTAGATTATATATATCTGCAGCACCTTCAACATCATCCTTGATTATAGATAAGTAAACTCCCCCATAGACATAGTTTTCATAAAATAGTGGCTCAAGTGAGGAAATAGATTTAAATCTATAGTACATCCATGAATTTCCATCTTTAACTCTCTCAGTATCTCCTTCTAGCATGGTATGGATCCATAAAATATTAGAAAGAAGTCTTTTTTGACCTATAGAAAAAATATTAATAAGAGTCTGGTCAAAGTTAGTACTGTATTCCTCTTTAGATATTTTAATATCAGGTAAGGATATTTTATCCTTGAGAGTATTTGATATTAGTAAGAATATGGGTATTATTAAAAAGACAAAAATTTTTTTCATGAATCTATTCTAAACGTGGAACTTAAATGTTTGAAGTAAAAGATATTAAAAAGAGCTATAAATCTGACTTTTGGTCTAGATCCTTTGAGGCCTTGTCTAATGTTTCATTCTCTATAGAAAAGGGACAGATCGTTGGATTTTTAGGAGCAAACGGCGCAGGAAAGACTACATTAATTAAAATAATGATGGAATTTTCAAAGGCGGATAGTGGATCAATTTACTTCTTTGATAAAAAGAACTTTCAAGAAATCTCAAAAAAAGTAGGCTACTTACCTGAGAGGCCATATTTCTACCCACATTTAACTGGTCAGGAAATGATAGAACTCATGGGGGCTCTTTGCGATTTAAGTCATAGTGAAATCTTAAATAGCATTGAAAAGTATGGTCATAGACTAAAGATTCATTTTGCATTAAATAGAAAAATTAAAGGTTATTCAAAGGGAATGCTGCAGAGATTGGGGATGCTTTGTACTCTTATACATAATCCTAGCCTAATTATTTTAGATGAACCTCTTTCGGGATTAGATCCTCAGGGGCGAAAGGATATTAAAGATTTATTGGTCGAATTATCGAATGAAGGAAAGACGATTTTCTTTTCGAGCCATATTGTATCTGATGTTGAAGAGGTCTGTGAAAAGGTAATTGTTCTTGAAAAAGGAGTAATTGTTTACGAAGGAAATATATCTGAACTAATTGAGAGAAATAGTAACACTAACCTATTAATCTCTGTTAGCTCCAAAGCGGAGTGTTTGGACAAACTTTCAGAATCATTCTTTTCGAAAAATAGCATAACTACTTATTGTGTATTAGACAGCAAAAAGAATGAATTCCTGAAAATGGCTTTAGATAAAAAAATAGAAATTTTAAAACTATCTAAAAACAGTCCTACACTTGAAGAGGTTGTCTATAAAACAGGGCAGAATGTATGAAGTCATTTACAATTGCAAAATATACGTTTTCGG
This sequence is a window from Halobacteriovorax sp. JY17. Protein-coding genes within it:
- the pilB gene encoding type IV-A pilus assembly ATPase PilB: MFRKEFADVIGKTGMIPIKDLRPLLLDKNPAKVSELGLLSLSFFDDIKFAKQVAENYNLTFIDLSKAKIPDKTIKLIRKTDVLKYRVLPIQKTAKAVSLAVFDPSIVELKPELQTLFQHPVEFILTNVGSWAKIFERVTESIDELLETIKEVKASDTNKEDSVNEEDIGEDVIRFVNRILADAYVRKASDIHIEPYENNFRVRFRVDGTLMEVAKPPKTLMAPMTSRMKIMAQMDISEKRKPQDGRIKLSVGGKPIDYRVSSLPTLFGEKIVLRLLDQSNLQLDMTKLGFEEQQLKVFKEGIHQPYGMCLVTGPTGSGKTTTLYSALAELNVVGNNISTAEDPVEFNLEGINQVNVKKEVGLTFPFALKAFLRQDPDIIMVGEIRDLEVGEIAVEAALTGHMVLSTLHTNDAPSTVTRLLNMGIEPFLVTGALNVVVAQRLCRRICSSCKEVDTEVTKEEIVACGIAPSSAEKIKIYKGKGCDMCNGTGYKGRVAIYEVMDLSPRVKELILKHASSDEIKKQAIKDGMKTLRMCALTKVAKGETTLEEAVNNSSADKF
- a CDS encoding type IV pilus twitching motility protein PilT, which encodes MCSDETIPDKTFTKTKKAGAEGVKIQQLFKLMVESGGSDLHLTVGTPPGLRVNGEVVRVKIPALTAVDTKRLIYQILTEEQKNELEKNLELDFSFGIKGLARFRSNVFYSKGGVAAVFRQIPSIIPDFKALRLPNVLLEMTDVTNGLVLVTGPTGSGKSTTLAALIDRLNENESGHIITLEDPVEFVHPHKSCIVNQREIGTDSLSFKNAMKSLLRQDPDIVLVGEMRDAETIEAALTIAETGHLVFGTLHTNSCVQTINRIINVFPADRQDQVRTLLSFVLQGVVSQQLLPKSFEPGRCLGMEVLVPTAAIRNLIREDKIHQIYSQMQIGQDKSGMMTMNQTIKKHVDSGLIDTETAMSYSTNPEELAKQLGVKR
- a CDS encoding type II secretion system F family protein, giving the protein MANWKYEGLNKDGKRVTGSVSATSEKEVRRILRNEKVRARKIIPPSILEFDLGDWMVEKGFAAPFGAKELANFTKQLSIMINAGVPILQALEIIFKSEKQPTLKKSVKNIARDVGEGQTIAEAMEKQKGFNKLYCSLVKAGEAGGILDTILNKLSTHLEKQERTKAQVKSAMMYPFIVTLVGIGVIWGMMVFVVPQFVGMLADTGQDPPWITQMVIDTSDFLGKHSMKMMGGFFVIGVLLNSFIKTPSGKVLFDKFTMKMPIFGLIIIKGNLSTFSRTLATMLGAGVSLIDSLDICIETIDNGVIAGDVKVIRKEVVQGKTLTEPLMKIDYFPDMVSQMIKVGEQTGQIDQMLEKVSDVFEEEVNELVGGMTKMIEPIIIVVLGGIIACILVAMYLPMFMSAGGAD
- a CDS encoding type II secretion system protein, with the translated sequence MKSFKNEEGFTLVELMVVVAIIGILSAVAIPNFKKYQAKTKTSEAKLQLSSIYSAETALQSDFDAYASCLADAGYLAPKGGNYYAVGFAAADTGGITTVTSNSGTCIGGAGNTGGPANKTVAGKKAVDANMGFTIVKTTAGLSQTTNSVEADGLGFVAGAVGYIDSDKAKANVADIWAIDENKNLVHDVIGY
- a CDS encoding ABC transporter ATP-binding protein, whose amino-acid sequence is MFEVKDIKKSYKSDFWSRSFEALSNVSFSIEKGQIVGFLGANGAGKTTLIKIMMEFSKADSGSIYFFDKKNFQEISKKVGYLPERPYFYPHLTGQEMIELMGALCDLSHSEILNSIEKYGHRLKIHFALNRKIKGYSKGMLQRLGMLCTLIHNPSLIILDEPLSGLDPQGRKDIKDLLVELSNEGKTIFFSSHIVSDVEEVCEKVIVLEKGVIVYEGNISELIERNSNTNLLISVSSKAECLDKLSESFFSKNSITTYCVLDSKKNEFLKMALDKKIEILKLSKNSPTLEEVVYKTGQNV